GCCTCGTTGAACCGGCGCTGGTCGGCACTGTCGCCGACCGCCCTCTCGAGCATCTTCTGCGCGTCGGCCGCCTCCACGACCTTGTCCTGCCAGAGCTCCGCGGTCACCGAGACGGCGAAGGCGCACAGCCCCCCGCGAGGAGCAGCTGCTGCACCGTCCGGGCGAGGTCGATCGCAGCCTCGTCGCGCAGCAGCATCGGGAGGCCGAAGACCCCGACGGCCATGACCAGGGTGATGGCGAATCCGCGACGCCCGAACTGCAGACCCAACCAAGTGGCCGGGAAGACCAGCGCGATCGTCGCGGTGCTCTCCGGGTCCAACCGGAGCAACCCCAGCGCGACGATGTCGAGCACGGGGACCAGCACGCTGAAGCGCTCCGCGGCCGGTCGCTTGCCGAGGACGAAGGCGATCGCGGTCGAGAGCGCGACGACGCCGAGCCCGGCGAGGTAGGTGCCCTCCAGCGCCGAGCTGCCGTGCAGCGCGACGAAGGCGAAGTCCGCCAGTGCGGGCACCACGAAGAGGATCTGGGCGATGCGCGGGTCGGCCGTCTCCCGCCCGAGGAGCTGCTGGATGCCCCGGACGAAGGGAGATCGCGTGCGCATCAGACCAGCCCCTTTCCCCGGCGACTCGTTCCTCTCGGTTCGAGACTAGTAGTGCCCAGACGCGGCAGCCACGAACTCAGGACGATGCGTCCGCGAGCCTGCCCGTGGCCGGCTGGGCCCAGCAACCGACGACGAAGCCGACGGCGATCTCGTCAAGCCGCGCAGGGCGGACCCGCCACTCCCACAGGCTCCGCGCCGTGACGAAGGTCGAGTCGGGAAGCTCCTCGGCAAGCATCGCCGCGTCCGCAGCCGGGTGCAGCGGGTCGCGCTCGTGCCCGACGACCAGGGCAGGGACGTCGATCGCGATCCGCTGCTTGGCCGAGGGGGCGAGACGGCCGAAGAAGATGCCGTGCACGGTCGCTGCGAGCGCGCCAGGGCGCTGATCGAGGGTGTCCAGCCCGACGCCGACCCAGAACGGGACGATGCCGCGCGGCACCGCCCGGGAGAGGATGCGGGCGCCGCGCACGGCGAACGGCGCGAACCGGGCGATGAACAGCAGCGGCGAGAGTGTCACGATGCCCGCCTCGACCGCGTTGTCGAGCACCGGCATCTCCAGCAGCAGGCCCTGCACCCGGTCAGGGGCGAGAACGGCCGCCTCCAGGCAGACGTTCGCGCCCGCCGAGGTGCCGCCCAGCACCGCACGGTCGGCGCCGAGGTGGTCCAGCAGGGCCAGGACCTGCTCGCCGAACGCGGTCATCGAGTAGGCCATCGGGTCGTCAGGCCGGTCGGACCGCCCGTGGCCGAGCAGGTCGAGGGTGATGACGTGCGCGCCCGCCGCGGCGATCTTGCGTGCCAGCGGCTGGTGCATCCGCCGCGGCATCAGCTGTCCGGGCACCAGCACCACCCACCGGTCGCCGGCCCCGAACTCGGTGTACTCGAGGCGGTGGTCGTCGACGAAGAACTGCCCGATGCGTTCGGAGACGAGCGTCATGAGCCGAGGCTAGAGGTCAGCGCGCCCCCGCGGAGGGATATCGGTCGTGCGCCTCAGCGCGTCGCAGGTGACGCGCTGAGGCACACGAGCCGCGCTCAGGCGCGGTTGATCGCGGAGACGACAGCCTTGAGCGAGGCGGTCACGATGTTGGCGTCCAGGCCGACGCCCCAGAGGATCTGACCGCGCACGGCGCACTCGACGTACGCCGCGGCGATCGCGTCGCCGCCCTCGGACAACGCGTGCTCGGTGTAGTCGAGGACCCGGACGTCCCACTCCTGCGGAAGAGCGTTGATCGCCTCCACGAACGAGGCGATCGGGCCGTTGCCGGAACCCTTCAGCTCCATCGGCTCGCCCTCGACCACGACGCCGACGACGAGCTGGTCCTTCTCCCCCGCCGCCGAGGACGAGTGCACCGAGTCCAGGCGCAGCGGGTTCTCGCGGGTCAGGTACTCGCCCTGGAAGGTGGCCCAGATGGCCTCGGCGGTCATCTCGCCGCCCTCGCCGTCGGTGAGCGCCTGCACCACGCGGCTGAACTCGATCTGCAGCCGGCGCGGCAGGTCCAGCTTGTGCTCCGACTTGAGCAGGTACGCGACGCCGCCCTTGCCGGACTGGCTGTTGACCCTGATCACGGCCTCGTAGGTGCGGCCGACGTCCTTGGGGTCGATCGGCAGGTACGGCGCCTCCCACGGCACGTCGGCCACGGGGATGCCCTTCTCCGCAGCGATCTTCTCCAGGTCCTCGAGACCCTTCTTGATCGCGTCCTGGTGGGAGCCGGAGAACGCCGTGTACACCAGGTCGCCGGCCCACGGGTGCCGCGGGTGCACCGGCAGCTGGGTGCAGTACTCGACCGTACGACGGACCTCGTCGATGTCGCTGAAGTCCACCTGCGGGTCGATGCCCTGGCTGAACAGGTTCATCGCCAAGGTGACCAGGTCGACGTTGCCGGTGCGCTCGCCGTGCCCGAACAGGCAGCCCTCCACGCGGTCGGCGCCGGCCATCAGGGCCAGCTCGG
The DNA window shown above is from Marmoricola sp. OAE513 and carries:
- a CDS encoding alpha/beta hydrolase, whose amino-acid sequence is MTLVSERIGQFFVDDHRLEYTEFGAGDRWVVLVPGQLMPRRMHQPLARKIAAAGAHVITLDLLGHGRSDRPDDPMAYSMTAFGEQVLALLDHLGADRAVLGGTSAGANVCLEAAVLAPDRVQGLLLEMPVLDNAVEAGIVTLSPLLFIARFAPFAVRGARILSRAVPRGIVPFWVGVGLDTLDQRPGALAATVHGIFFGRLAPSAKQRIAIDVPALVVGHERDPLHPAADAAMLAEELPDSTFVTARSLWEWRVRPARLDEIAVGFVVGCWAQPATGRLADASS
- the leuA gene encoding 2-isopropylmalate synthase, which codes for MTENNPAIHLSRTVNTQQPSGMPVHRYAAFEPVTVPDRTWPDTKITHAPRWLSTDLRDGNQALIDPMSPERKLRMFDLLVKLGYKEIEIGFPAASQTDFDFVRQIIEGDKIPDDVRVSVLTQAREDLIERTVSSLVGAPNATVHLYNATAPLFQRVVFGVSPAECIGIATRGTEWVMKYAEQLLEGTDFGYQYSPEIFTQTPTDFALEVCEAVSDVWQPEAGREIILNLPATVEMSTPNTYADQIEYFGRNLTRREHSAISLHPHNDRGTAVAATELALMAGADRVEGCLFGHGERTGNVDLVTLAMNLFSQGIDPQVDFSDIDEVRRTVEYCTQLPVHPRHPWAGDLVYTAFSGSHQDAIKKGLEDLEKIAAEKGIPVADVPWEAPYLPIDPKDVGRTYEAVIRVNSQSGKGGVAYLLKSEHKLDLPRRLQIEFSRVVQALTDGEGGEMTAEAIWATFQGEYLTRENPLRLDSVHSSSAAGEKDQLVVGVVVEGEPMELKGSGNGPIASFVEAINALPQEWDVRVLDYTEHALSEGGDAIAAAYVECAVRGQILWGVGLDANIVTASLKAVVSAINRA